From a region of the Brevibacterium siliguriense genome:
- a CDS encoding DNA-formamidopyrimidine glycosylase family protein, whose protein sequence is MPELPEVDALVEFLRPRLIGEFVTRVDIAELSLLKTVDPNIDALAGLDITEVYRRGRVLIIGFDGLVLVCRFARMGWLTWHDTAPSGPTKMGKGPLGMRVTLALGAAFDLIEPGSKKNAAVSLVRDPSEVPALASLCHDALSITVDELAAALAESPSRIKTVLEDQRIIAGLGNAYTDEILHTAKLSPFATAKTVDPQNLHDAIHEVLNSARSTLVGLPPGKIKTAKKRGFSVHGRTGETCPVCGETIAEVSFADKSLQYCPGCQTGGKKLSDRRMDRLLK, encoded by the coding sequence ATGCCGGAACTGCCCGAGGTCGACGCCCTCGTGGAGTTCCTGCGTCCGAGGCTCATCGGCGAATTCGTCACCCGAGTCGACATCGCCGAGCTTAGCCTGCTCAAGACCGTCGACCCGAACATCGATGCGCTCGCCGGACTCGATATCACCGAGGTGTACCGCCGTGGGCGAGTCCTCATCATCGGCTTCGACGGTCTCGTCCTAGTCTGCCGTTTCGCCCGAATGGGCTGGCTGACCTGGCACGACACCGCGCCGAGCGGTCCGACCAAGATGGGCAAGGGACCGTTGGGAATGCGCGTGACCCTGGCCTTGGGAGCTGCTTTCGACCTCATCGAACCCGGATCGAAGAAGAACGCCGCAGTCTCCCTCGTCCGCGACCCCTCTGAAGTGCCCGCTCTCGCATCACTCTGCCACGATGCCCTGTCCATCACCGTCGACGAACTCGCTGCCGCATTAGCCGAATCGCCCTCTCGTATCAAGACCGTGCTCGAAGACCAGCGGATCATCGCCGGACTCGGCAACGCCTATACCGACGAGATCCTCCACACCGCGAAACTCTCCCCATTCGCCACCGCGAAGACCGTCGACCCGCAGAATCTGCACGACGCCATCCACGAGGTGCTCAACAGCGCGCGCAGCACCCTCGTCGGCCTTCCGCCGGGGAAGATCAAGACCGCGAAGAAACGCGGATTCTCAGTCCACGGCCGCACAGGCGAGACGTGTCCCGTCTGCGGGGAGACCATCGCCGAGGTGTCATTCGCCGACAAATCCCTCCAATACTGCCCCGGCTGTCAGACCGGCGGGA